The following are encoded together in the Novipirellula artificiosorum genome:
- a CDS encoding DUF4175 family protein codes for MSDALRHRIDQVTDRFRKRCFGWSAAVIAMAVAVVGAMLLPAARSGQISGSNSAIALAAIGMLGLLLAYVLSRRSYTNERGIATRIENQFPSLQQRLLTAVTLANQTEPLGFLQRQVVREAYDHSRIYRWPDTVPSGQLVMSRLLGASATVMMGAVLATLFISQGLTRDAGASSKRIMPLNVTVEPGNTEIERGSSLVITARFEGLRSGAERGSSGKGQSRQGDEVAPTDGELLLTAKDGTQRRLTMTQNLNDPILAAFIAAVDAPLDYRITTPVWTSDTYSVDVFDFPAVLRSDADLEFPDYTGLPARHIEDTVRVAAVEGTQLTWTCFLNKSVRTAELIAEDGVTLPLVATEDTTNTWSVGFTMDETRRFKVRLIDDAGRENKYPPQWVATVLPNQAPELKLKQAGDATVSPLEEFPIVVETSDDFGVQRAGLSYTFAGQNEEIILKRDVPRGATETIEHLVEFEKLKAEPDQLFAYHFWAEDIGPDGQPRRTQSDMYFAEVRPFEQIFREGEPPPNGPPSAQQSPNGQEAEELAELQKEVMNATWRVIRDETENQLGEGAGESVALLVEGQREALGLLEDLASKLSDAKSIAIADSIRSQMSEAVTQLEIALGDNKTSPLQQALSAEQASYSGLLKLRAREFEVTRSQRQNQSSSSSASQKRRQQQLDDLELEQNENRYETQNQAEANDPQEQAERENRQILSRLKELARRQEDLNEQLAQLQSALEQAKTPEQKEQVQRQLQRLREQQQDMLRETDELSERMQQPENQAAMQQANQQLQETRENVRQAAEALEQNDASKALTSGKRAEREFEQMRDEFRRQSAGQFNDAVRQMRDQVQQLDEKQRALSEAMTESEQQPTPGLREGESRQEIEAKIAEQRKRLSELQQQMQTTVEEAEDAEPLLAEKLYDSFRQSEQRQIDRRLGQTNELLRRGYAAQAQETEQMAAEGIEGLREDLEAAATAVLGDETEGLRRSLGELEQLTRDLEKEMESARSSPSNDPSNPNPQSNQADEPQQGRSPQQGSSGESGERSEDDSQSTESQNAGQSQGDPRSEGDQRPPTTPGNGPSQQPGDGSQPSDGGQPTSERQQQQQSQSQQSGTRSGGLSQFAADSPNESASGSPLTGDGFREWTDRLRDVEEMLDSPELRSRANRIRDRARDVRVDLQRKSKNPQWDLVDEMIAEPLRELRRDVQEELMRRSAEKNSLVPIDRDPVPDQYSDAVRRYYENLGSGR; via the coding sequence ATGAGTGATGCACTACGCCATCGGATCGACCAAGTCACCGACCGATTTCGCAAACGCTGTTTTGGCTGGTCAGCCGCGGTGATTGCGATGGCCGTTGCTGTGGTCGGCGCAATGCTTTTACCCGCTGCGCGTTCGGGACAAATTTCAGGTTCAAACTCGGCGATCGCCTTGGCCGCCATTGGCATGCTTGGACTCTTGCTGGCCTACGTTTTGTCAAGACGCAGTTATACAAACGAGCGTGGCATTGCCACGCGAATCGAAAATCAGTTTCCCAGCCTGCAGCAGCGCTTGCTAACCGCGGTGACCCTAGCGAACCAAACCGAGCCACTCGGTTTTCTGCAACGGCAAGTCGTTCGCGAAGCCTACGACCACTCTCGAATCTATCGCTGGCCCGACACCGTGCCAAGCGGTCAATTGGTCATGAGCCGGCTGTTAGGTGCCAGTGCGACCGTGATGATGGGGGCCGTGCTCGCGACCCTTTTCATTTCGCAAGGGTTGACCCGCGACGCCGGAGCCAGTTCCAAACGCATCATGCCTCTCAACGTGACCGTCGAACCTGGAAATACGGAAATTGAACGCGGCAGCAGCTTGGTCATTACGGCGCGATTCGAGGGGCTACGGTCCGGCGCTGAACGAGGTTCGAGTGGAAAAGGTCAGAGTAGACAGGGCGATGAGGTCGCTCCAACCGATGGCGAGCTGTTGTTGACCGCAAAGGACGGCACCCAACGGCGGCTAACGATGACTCAAAACTTAAACGATCCGATCTTAGCGGCATTCATCGCTGCGGTGGATGCACCGCTTGATTATCGGATCACCACGCCTGTTTGGACAAGCGACACCTATTCGGTCGATGTCTTCGATTTCCCCGCCGTGCTGAGAAGTGATGCTGATTTGGAGTTTCCTGATTACACGGGGTTGCCCGCGAGGCACATTGAAGACACCGTCCGAGTCGCTGCGGTGGAAGGAACCCAATTGACCTGGACCTGCTTCTTGAACAAGTCGGTTCGCACCGCTGAACTGATTGCAGAAGACGGAGTGACGTTACCTCTGGTAGCAACGGAGGACACGACCAATACGTGGTCGGTGGGGTTCACCATGGATGAAACACGCCGATTCAAGGTGCGGCTGATTGACGATGCTGGCCGCGAAAACAAGTACCCTCCGCAATGGGTTGCTACCGTTTTGCCCAACCAGGCCCCCGAACTCAAACTAAAGCAAGCAGGCGATGCAACGGTGTCGCCGCTCGAAGAGTTTCCGATCGTCGTCGAAACCAGCGATGACTTTGGTGTTCAGCGGGCCGGACTTTCCTATACGTTTGCGGGGCAAAACGAAGAGATCATTTTAAAACGCGATGTCCCGCGCGGCGCGACCGAAACAATCGAACACCTCGTTGAATTCGAAAAGCTGAAAGCAGAACCCGATCAATTGTTTGCCTATCATTTTTGGGCCGAAGATATCGGACCGGATGGACAGCCACGCAGGACACAAAGCGATATGTACTTTGCCGAAGTACGCCCGTTCGAACAAATTTTTCGTGAAGGAGAACCACCACCCAATGGTCCGCCATCGGCGCAGCAAAGCCCCAATGGCCAGGAGGCGGAAGAATTGGCGGAACTTCAAAAAGAAGTCATGAATGCGACTTGGCGAGTGATCCGCGACGAAACCGAGAATCAACTTGGCGAGGGGGCGGGCGAGAGTGTTGCCTTATTGGTCGAGGGACAACGCGAAGCACTCGGATTGCTGGAAGATTTGGCTTCCAAGCTTAGCGATGCCAAATCGATCGCGATCGCCGACAGCATTCGAAGCCAGATGAGTGAGGCGGTTACGCAATTGGAGATTGCGCTGGGGGACAACAAGACTTCACCCTTGCAACAAGCATTGTCAGCAGAACAAGCAAGCTATTCGGGGCTCTTGAAGTTGCGAGCTCGAGAGTTTGAGGTGACGCGTTCTCAAAGACAAAACCAGAGCAGCAGTTCAAGCGCCTCGCAGAAAAGACGCCAACAGCAACTGGATGATCTTGAGTTAGAGCAAAATGAAAATCGTTATGAAACGCAAAACCAGGCCGAAGCGAACGATCCTCAAGAGCAAGCCGAACGCGAGAACCGCCAAATCCTAAGTCGGCTCAAGGAACTGGCTCGCCGACAAGAGGACTTGAACGAGCAATTGGCTCAGCTGCAATCGGCACTCGAGCAAGCCAAGACTCCTGAGCAGAAAGAGCAGGTCCAACGACAGTTGCAACGACTTCGAGAACAGCAACAAGACATGCTGCGGGAAACGGATGAGTTGTCGGAACGGATGCAGCAACCCGAAAATCAAGCAGCGATGCAGCAAGCCAATCAGCAATTGCAAGAAACTCGAGAAAACGTTCGCCAAGCTGCTGAAGCCCTTGAGCAAAACGACGCATCCAAGGCACTCACCTCGGGCAAGCGAGCGGAACGCGAGTTCGAGCAAATGCGAGATGAATTTCGCCGTCAATCCGCTGGTCAATTCAATGATGCGGTTCGACAAATGCGCGATCAGGTTCAGCAGTTGGACGAGAAACAACGTGCCTTGTCAGAGGCCATGACCGAATCGGAACAGCAACCCACGCCGGGACTGCGTGAAGGGGAGAGCCGTCAAGAAATCGAAGCGAAGATCGCGGAACAACGAAAGAGGTTGTCGGAGCTGCAGCAGCAAATGCAGACAACGGTCGAAGAAGCCGAGGACGCCGAGCCGCTATTGGCCGAAAAGTTGTACGATTCGTTCCGACAATCGGAACAGCGGCAAATCGACCGGCGTTTGGGACAAACCAACGAACTGCTGAGACGAGGCTACGCCGCACAAGCTCAAGAGACGGAACAGATGGCCGCAGAAGGGATTGAGGGCCTACGTGAGGATCTTGAAGCCGCAGCCACCGCCGTGCTCGGCGACGAGACCGAAGGGCTCCGGCGGTCGCTCGGAGAATTGGAACAGCTGACCCGAGATTTGGAAAAGGAAATGGAATCCGCACGGTCTTCGCCATCCAATGACCCGTCCAACCCAAATCCTCAATCGAACCAAGCCGACGAGCCCCAGCAAGGGCGTTCACCGCAGCAGGGATCGAGTGGGGAAAGCGGGGAAAGGAGTGAAGACGATTCTCAATCGACCGAGTCGCAGAATGCTGGGCAGTCCCAAGGTGACCCGCGAAGCGAAGGGGATCAGCGCCCCCCGACGACACCTGGAAATGGTCCATCCCAACAACCCGGCGACGGTTCGCAGCCCAGCGATGGGGGCCAACCGACCTCAGAACGACAACAACAGCAACAATCCCAATCGCAACAATCGGGAACGCGTAGCGGGGGGCTAAGCCAGTTCGCGGCCGATAGCCCGAATGAATCGGCCAGTGGATCCCCACTGACCGGTGATGGCTTTCGCGAATGGACGGACCGCTTGCGTGATGTCGAAGAAATGCTTGATTCACCGGAACTTCGTTCGCGTGCAAACCGCATTCGCGATCGGGCGCGTGACGTGCGGGTCGATCTACAACGCAAATCGAAGAATCCTCAATGGGATCTTGTCGACGAAATGATTGCCGAGCCGCTTCGAGAACTTCGCCGTGATGTTCAAGAGGAACTGATGCGTCGTTCTGCGGAAAAGAACTCGCTCGTCCCAATCGATCGCGACCCTGTACCGGACCAGTATTCGGATGCTGTTCGCCGCTATTACGAAAACTTGGGGAGTGGTCGCTAG
- a CDS encoding glutamine amidotransferase: MIATIEMLADIFWGSADWMIPVIGVAVVLTALTIWNYSRNRPVGVVGMLAAISKILAIALIAVCLLEPMQNGTRPRPKSNVFPIIVDNSQSMQLKPNDASESRGERAQRLLTSGNTWVDRLEQDFDVRRYSFDSRLKSISSGSFDLPLDGYATSLSASIEALGLRFASRPVGGVLLFTDGNVTDTPTADFDWSKLGFPVYPVLPRRESDIRDVRITDVSVRQTDFESAPMTLRVQVESVAMGSTQLIVQLREIGSGTLIEEQSVVPEASGQPVEVTFRFRPKSSGVLFYRAVVFTEADREAVEATTATSLPRTTTEATLVNNERIITVDRKSGPYRILYVAGRPNWEFKFLRRALSEDAEIQLVGLMRIAKKELKFSFRDQGVSRSNPLFQGLGDDQEEIAEQYDEAVMIRLGVKESEELSDGFPEAADELFAYQAVILDDIESDFFSQDQLLLLREFVGSRGGGLLMLGGQESFAGKAFADSPLGDLSAVYAARGDNESRPGAYRIEITREGMLQPWVRLRDKEEAEQDRLKAMPPFTTLNAVGDPKPGASTLAVVPLAGRKSAPALVTQRFGKGRTAAMPIGDLWRWSMRRRQDQRDDPAQTWRQLAHWLVGDVPRRVEATVKVNPDPSQPADVIVTVRDEGYLPMDNAKVTLKVTPLGGEAFEMIADADDSEAGVYKANYWSKEPQAYRVDATVRAADGSRVGTAATGWTAQPDAAEWKELRIHRERLEQIASDTGGEVVNDDQLDAFVNDLPNRKMPVNETWVYPLWHRGWVMMLAMLCLCSEWGLRRWKGLA; this comes from the coding sequence ATGATCGCGACGATCGAAATGCTTGCCGATATCTTTTGGGGGTCGGCCGATTGGATGATTCCGGTCATCGGCGTCGCCGTCGTCTTGACCGCGTTAACGATCTGGAACTACTCACGGAATCGACCTGTCGGCGTGGTCGGAATGCTCGCGGCGATTTCCAAAATTCTCGCCATCGCTTTGATCGCGGTTTGTCTACTCGAGCCGATGCAAAATGGGACTCGGCCTCGTCCGAAGTCGAACGTCTTTCCAATCATCGTCGACAACAGTCAAAGCATGCAGTTGAAACCCAATGATGCTTCGGAGAGTCGCGGCGAACGCGCTCAGCGTTTATTGACCAGCGGCAACACCTGGGTCGACCGACTAGAACAAGACTTCGATGTTCGACGTTACTCGTTCGATTCACGTCTGAAGAGCATCTCGTCGGGTTCGTTCGATTTGCCACTCGATGGCTATGCGACGTCACTCTCAGCCAGCATCGAGGCATTGGGGCTTCGATTTGCGTCTCGTCCGGTTGGCGGCGTCTTGCTTTTTACGGACGGCAACGTCACCGACACACCGACGGCCGATTTTGATTGGTCCAAGTTAGGATTTCCCGTCTATCCGGTACTTCCCCGTCGAGAAAGCGACATCCGCGATGTCCGCATTACGGATGTCAGCGTCAGGCAAACGGATTTCGAATCGGCGCCGATGACATTGCGTGTTCAAGTGGAAAGCGTCGCGATGGGAAGCACGCAACTGATCGTCCAACTTCGTGAAATCGGCTCTGGGACGCTGATCGAGGAACAATCGGTTGTCCCCGAGGCGTCGGGACAACCGGTCGAAGTGACGTTTCGATTTCGTCCAAAATCCAGCGGTGTCCTGTTCTATCGCGCCGTTGTCTTTACCGAAGCAGACCGTGAAGCGGTCGAAGCGACGACCGCAACGTCGCTGCCGCGGACAACGACCGAAGCGACGCTTGTCAACAATGAGCGGATCATTACCGTTGATCGAAAATCAGGGCCTTACCGTATTCTGTATGTTGCTGGGCGACCGAATTGGGAGTTCAAATTCCTGCGCCGGGCGCTATCGGAGGATGCAGAAATTCAGTTGGTCGGGTTAATGCGAATCGCTAAGAAAGAGCTCAAGTTTAGTTTTCGCGATCAGGGTGTCTCTCGTAGCAACCCGTTGTTCCAAGGACTGGGGGACGACCAAGAGGAAATCGCTGAGCAGTATGACGAAGCGGTGATGATCCGTTTGGGAGTCAAGGAATCCGAGGAGTTGAGTGATGGTTTTCCTGAAGCTGCCGATGAGCTGTTCGCGTATCAGGCGGTGATTTTGGATGACATTGAGTCCGATTTCTTTTCTCAGGATCAATTGCTGTTGCTGCGGGAGTTCGTCGGATCACGCGGCGGTGGGTTGTTGATGCTCGGCGGTCAAGAGTCCTTCGCCGGAAAAGCGTTTGCAGATAGCCCGCTTGGCGATTTGTCGGCGGTCTACGCGGCGCGCGGTGACAACGAAAGTCGTCCAGGAGCCTACCGTATCGAAATCACTCGCGAGGGGATGCTGCAACCTTGGGTACGACTGCGTGACAAGGAAGAGGCAGAACAGGATCGGCTCAAAGCGATGCCCCCCTTCACGACGCTCAATGCTGTTGGTGATCCGAAACCGGGTGCCTCCACGTTAGCAGTGGTTCCGCTGGCTGGCCGGAAATCGGCGCCGGCACTTGTCACCCAACGTTTTGGCAAAGGACGCACCGCTGCGATGCCGATTGGTGATTTGTGGCGCTGGTCGATGCGACGCAGACAAGATCAACGAGATGACCCGGCGCAAACTTGGCGTCAACTTGCGCATTGGTTGGTCGGTGATGTACCGCGCCGAGTCGAGGCGACCGTGAAGGTCAATCCCGATCCCAGCCAACCCGCCGATGTGATCGTGACCGTGCGAGATGAAGGCTACTTGCCGATGGACAACGCGAAAGTGACGTTGAAGGTCACGCCGCTCGGTGGTGAGGCTTTCGAGATGATTGCTGACGCGGACGATTCGGAGGCTGGCGTCTACAAAGCCAATTACTGGTCAAAGGAACCGCAAGCCTATCGTGTCGATGCGACGGTCAGGGCGGCCGATGGAAGCCGTGTCGGAACGGCTGCGACCGGATGGACCGCTCAGCCGGATGCGGCGGAGTGGAAAGAACTACGAATCCATCGCGAACGGCTCGAACAAATTGCCAGCGACACCGGCGGCGAAGTTGTCAATGACGATCAATTGGACGCGTTTGTCAACGATTTACCTAATCGAAAAATGCCGGTCAACGAAACCTGGGTGTACCCTTTGTGGCATCGCGGTTGGGTCATGATGTTGGCCATGCTCTGTTTGTGTAGCGAGTGGGGACTGCGGCGATGGAAGGGATTAGCATGA
- a CDS encoding FHA domain-containing protein, whose product MNYKFVLVDTTTGKDVAEWILPPPVTVGRCSTTEVTLGDVSISRRHCQFFLDPYGSLVVRDLASKNGIYVDERRVDKAVVIPGTEVRIGKVTMRVELTDEEMDSGPEPADILDLDETQPMKIIEIDPEFS is encoded by the coding sequence ATGAACTACAAATTCGTTCTGGTCGACACAACGACGGGAAAAGACGTCGCCGAATGGATCCTACCGCCGCCCGTCACGGTTGGACGTTGCTCGACGACGGAAGTCACCTTAGGCGACGTTTCGATCAGTCGTCGACATTGCCAGTTTTTCCTCGATCCCTACGGTTCACTGGTCGTGCGTGATCTGGCATCCAAGAACGGCATCTATGTTGACGAGCGTCGCGTTGACAAAGCGGTTGTCATTCCAGGGACGGAAGTTCGTATTGGCAAAGTCACCATGCGAGTGGAATTGACCGATGAGGAAATGGACAGCGGACCGGAACCAGCCGACATTCTCGATCTCGACGAAACGCAACCCATGAAAATAATCGAAATCGACCCCGAGTTTTCCTGA
- a CDS encoding alpha/beta hydrolase family protein gives MYRSHVVFVLLLVLLQPQSVQATDAVSSTEQGDRLVAEYFSSETAKLTDGAFAGIETLEDWTSRRDRYRRELEEMLGLFPMPERTELHPVVTGTLEGEGFVVERLHFQSSPGLYVTANLYRPSERSGSLPAILYVCGHGREQKDGVSLGNKTHYQHHGAWFARNGYVCLMIDTIQLGEIEGLHHGTYRHNLWWWNNRGYTPAGVEAWNSIRAIDYLQSRDEVDPDRIGMTGRSGGGAYSWWAAALDERIKVAVPVAGITSLKNHVVDGCVEGHCDCMFMVNTYRWDYPMVAALVAPRPLLISNTDKDEIFPLDGVVDVHLKVRQIYKLYGAEANLGLQITEGPHQDTQELRVHAFRWFNRHLKQDESLIETTAIPFFETQQLRVFEELPADEVVTTIQETFVPKVLMDELPRGKAERQDAFARWTGDLREKCFRGWPEPSEPVEIQVLSEVDQDAFHLRAIDYTAQTPYRLTMYVLESIPPDPPRVPQRPAVEVRVLDSKGWDEVAPALAHVFPNQVVTAAPDAKAWQALAQTMQGKSIVMIAPRGVGPTQWTRDEKERIHIRRRFMLLGQTVAGMQIFDVCQALRAASQVQSLGGGQRDLVGRGESAVWALYASLFVDGIRNLELRDLPMSNRDAPDLLNVSRYVEIPQLLMMADDRVEKLVVEQE, from the coding sequence ATGTATCGAAGTCACGTTGTTTTCGTCCTTTTGTTGGTTCTGTTGCAACCACAAAGCGTCCAGGCGACCGATGCGGTTTCGTCGACCGAGCAGGGTGACCGCTTGGTTGCCGAGTATTTTTCGAGCGAAACGGCAAAGTTGACCGACGGCGCGTTTGCGGGGATCGAGACACTTGAAGATTGGACAAGCCGACGTGATCGGTATCGCCGTGAGCTTGAAGAAATGCTGGGCCTCTTTCCCATGCCTGAGCGAACGGAACTCCACCCCGTGGTCACGGGCACTCTTGAAGGGGAGGGGTTTGTCGTTGAGCGACTCCATTTTCAATCGTCGCCTGGTCTGTACGTGACCGCAAATCTGTATCGTCCGTCCGAGCGGAGTGGGTCGTTGCCAGCAATTCTGTATGTTTGTGGTCACGGTCGCGAACAGAAGGACGGGGTGAGTCTTGGTAATAAGACGCACTATCAACATCATGGCGCCTGGTTCGCACGCAATGGCTACGTCTGCTTGATGATCGACACGATTCAACTCGGTGAAATCGAAGGCTTGCATCATGGAACGTACCGGCACAATCTGTGGTGGTGGAATAACCGTGGGTACACGCCGGCGGGTGTCGAGGCTTGGAATTCAATCCGAGCGATCGATTACTTGCAATCTCGTGACGAGGTCGACCCGGATCGGATTGGCATGACCGGGCGTAGCGGTGGCGGTGCTTATTCGTGGTGGGCTGCTGCTTTGGATGAACGGATCAAGGTTGCCGTTCCGGTTGCGGGCATCACCAGTTTGAAAAACCATGTTGTCGATGGCTGTGTGGAAGGGCATTGTGACTGCATGTTCATGGTCAACACCTATCGCTGGGACTATCCCATGGTGGCGGCCCTCGTTGCTCCGCGGCCCTTGTTGATTTCGAATACCGACAAAGACGAGATCTTTCCGCTTGACGGTGTGGTCGACGTCCACTTAAAGGTCCGTCAGATCTACAAACTTTATGGTGCTGAAGCGAACCTTGGGTTGCAGATCACCGAGGGGCCGCATCAAGACACGCAAGAATTACGAGTACACGCATTTCGTTGGTTCAATCGACACTTGAAACAAGATGAATCGCTGATTGAAACAACTGCGATACCCTTTTTCGAAACACAGCAGCTTCGAGTTTTCGAGGAGCTGCCAGCGGACGAGGTGGTGACAACGATTCAGGAAACGTTCGTGCCAAAGGTCTTGATGGATGAGTTGCCGCGGGGGAAAGCCGAACGGCAAGATGCCTTCGCTCGGTGGACGGGCGACCTACGCGAGAAGTGTTTCCGGGGTTGGCCTGAGCCATCGGAACCGGTCGAGATCCAAGTCCTGTCCGAAGTGGACCAGGATGCTTTCCACCTTCGTGCGATCGACTACACGGCGCAGACGCCGTATCGGTTAACGATGTATGTGCTGGAGTCCATCCCGCCTGATCCGCCGCGTGTGCCTCAACGGCCAGCGGTCGAAGTCCGCGTGTTGGATTCGAAGGGTTGGGACGAAGTCGCGCCGGCCTTGGCACACGTTTTTCCCAATCAGGTAGTCACCGCTGCACCGGACGCGAAGGCGTGGCAGGCCTTGGCGCAGACGATGCAGGGCAAGTCGATCGTGATGATAGCTCCACGCGGTGTCGGACCGACGCAATGGACGCGCGATGAAAAGGAACGAATTCACATTCGTCGTCGCTTCATGCTGCTTGGTCAAACCGTTGCGGGAATGCAGATTTTTGATGTTTGTCAAGCCTTGCGCGCCGCGTCACAAGTTCAGTCACTGGGCGGCGGGCAACGGGATCTTGTCGGTCGTGGTGAGTCAGCGGTTTGGGCGCTGTACGCATCGCTATTCGTGGATGGAATCCGCAACCTTGAACTTCGCGATCTTCCGATGTCGAACCGTGATGCCCCCGATTTACTCAACGTCAGCCGCTACGTCGAAATCCCTCAGCTTTTGATGATGGCAGATGATCGTGTTGAAAAGTTAGTGGTCGAACAAGAGTAA
- a CDS encoding beta-xylosidase family glycoside hydrolase yields the protein MIQRFLLLAAIRFVVATHLVGQPTALLGQPAAPLGQPAAAMSPADRSDATFRDDFRDALGSDWQWLRENKAGWRVSDEGLKVLIEPGNMWGGANDAKNVLLRRVPDGWDDAVQVCAELSHKPEKRWEQADLVWYYSDRAMVKIGLEIEHGETNIVMGREERDKTKTLAIIPYADPAVQLRLSVHGNEIHGDYRRLGSTNWVEAGHCTLPKIDAPETPYVSLQFYQGESDSNRWATVNWIEITHVSGEHSPQ from the coding sequence ATGATTCAGCGTTTCTTGCTATTGGCGGCGATCCGTTTTGTGGTCGCAACCCACCTTGTGGGCCAGCCGACCGCGCTCTTGGGCCAGCCGGCCGCGCCTCTGGGCCAGCCGGCCGCGGCGATGTCGCCTGCGGATCGGTCCGACGCAACCTTTCGAGATGATTTTCGTGATGCTTTGGGGAGCGATTGGCAATGGCTTCGAGAGAACAAGGCCGGGTGGCGTGTCTCGGACGAGGGATTGAAGGTCTTGATCGAACCGGGGAACATGTGGGGTGGCGCGAACGATGCCAAGAATGTCCTGTTGCGACGCGTCCCCGATGGTTGGGATGACGCGGTCCAGGTCTGTGCCGAGTTATCGCACAAGCCCGAGAAACGCTGGGAACAAGCGGATTTGGTTTGGTATTACAGCGACCGTGCGATGGTGAAAATCGGACTCGAAATTGAGCACGGCGAAACCAATATCGTCATGGGCCGCGAGGAAAGGGACAAGACCAAGACACTGGCGATCATTCCCTACGCGGACCCTGCTGTCCAACTTCGGCTCTCGGTCCATGGCAACGAGATCCATGGCGACTATCGACGGCTCGGTTCGACGAATTGGGTCGAAGCGGGGCACTGCACGTTACCCAAGATCGATGCGCCGGAAACGCCCTACGTTAGTTTGCAGTTCTATCAAGGTGAATCCGATTCCAATCGCTGGGCTACCGTGAATTGGATCGAAATCACGCATGTCTCGGGGGAACACTCCCCTCAATGA